CCGAGTGCAGCCACGCCGGGTCAAGGTCAACCCGCAGCAGCATCTCGTCCGAAACGAAGGGCCGCTCCTGGTAGCCGGGCTGCGTGACGCACGCCAGCAGGTCCTCGACCGCCTGACGAGCCGCCAGGAAGCAGCCGCCCAGGTCGTCGTGGTTGTAGGCGGGCAGCGAGAACATCCGGCCGTCGCCGGCGAAGATCGACAGCCGCCCCACCAGGCGGGCCAGCTCGCGGTAGGCGGTCAGCGGCGCTACGCCCTGGGCGGCGCCGTCCACACGCAGCACCATGGCGGCGGCCTGCAGCTCGCGGAGCTGCTCCAGCATCACCCGCTCGCCCGGACCCTGGCTCTCGAACCGCAGACGGCGCGACTCGATCTGGGTGGCGAGCATCTCAACCTTCTTCTCGACCTTGTCGAGCACCCGCGCCAGCACGCCCTGGTGCAGCGGCTGCCAGGCGTCGCACGCCAGCACCGGCGGGATGAAGTCCTGGTCGACCACCGGCGCTCCGGTGGACGACTCCGACCGACGCACGCCGGCGATCGGCAGCACCACGAAGCCGGACAGGTCGTCGCCGCAGACCAGCAGCCGCGCGTTGGGGGTCAGGACCTGGATGCTCTGGGCGTGGTCGCCCGTGTTTTCGTCGCGCGCCTCGCGGGTCTGGATCAGCCGCCGCGCGGCGATGTTCGCGGACTCGCCGGCGGTGTTCGCGCGGGACTGGTGTTGCAGCGGCAGTCCGAGGTACACCACCACCGACTCCGCCGCGTTGAGCGCAGGCTGCAGGTCCAGCACGGGCAGGCTGCCGTCCTCGGGGAACGAGAGCAGCTCGCCATCGGGCATCCGCGCCCGCAGCCGGCGGACCACCAGGCGGTGGTTGGCGAGCGCGTCGGCGTCGAGCTCGATCGTGCGGACGCCCCAGTTGTAGTGCGAGTCCCAGCTGGAGCCGAGCTGCCGCAGCTGCGCGCTGCGGCGGTCGGCGGCCTGGAAGTGGTGCGGCGTGAGGAACATCCCCTCGTGCCAGTGGACGGAGTGCTCGCACATGCTCATGACGGGGACGCTCGGCGACGGGGACAACGGGGAAGTGGCGCGTGTCACGTCACTTCATCGTTTCCGGTCCCGGCGTCTGGCCAAGCAAAGTCGAGATTGCCGCGCACGCCGGACGCGCCGGTTGTGCGGGCGGCGCCGGTTGACGGCGGACTTTAGGCCACCAGGCGGAACACAACCGCGTCCTTCTGGTCGGCCTTGACCTCGTACATCAGCTCGTCGGCGCCGTGGATGAGCTCGTCGACCGAGCGGGGCGGCGTTTCGTAGACCGCCACCCCGATGCTGAAGGTGACCGGCCAGTTGTTCGCGGCCATGGCCGCGTCTAGCCGCTCCCGCATCCTCGCGATCACCTGCTCGGCCTGCTGCTCGGTGGTCTCCGGCAGGAGCACAGCAAACTCATCGCCACCCATGCGGGCGGGGACGTCCATCTTGCGGACGCTCTCCTGCATCTCGGCCGCGATGGCGGCCAGCAGGCGGTCGCCCTCGAGGTGGCCGAGGGTGTCGTTGACGGTCTTGAAGTTGTCGCAGTCGATGAACGCCACCGAGACGCAGTGCTCCCGGCGGACGGACCTCGCGAGTTCCTCTTCCGCCCGCTCGCGGAACGCCTTGGCGTTCAGCAGGCCCGTGAGCCCGTCGGTGCGGGCCAGGCGGCGTTCGTTCTCGTTGGCGATCCGCAGCCGGGTCAGCATCCCGACCAGCACCACGAAGAACACCGCGTGGATGGCCGCGGTCCAGGCCTCCTGGGCCGTCACGCCCTGGCCGTCCAGGGCAAGAAGGTCATCCGCCAGCCACGCTGTGCAGCACGCCGCTGCCAGCGTCGCCCCCACCGCGGCGCTGCTCACCCAGGTCATGATGAGGACCGATGGGAGGTAGCACACGATCAGCGGGATCTCATCGCCGGTCGCGTAGTCGGCTGCCGCGACGATGGTCGCCAGCAACAGCGAGGCGGCGATTGACAGGGCGGCGTGGTCCTTGCAACGGTCGAGCCAGCCTTCAAGAGCAAACGTGCGGGGGGCTGCGGGCGTCATGGCGTGGGAACGGCGGAGAGAGTCGGCGGGCGCAGCCGCCGACGCGGCCGATCTCTCAACCTTAGCTTCCCCTGGTGGCCAGACGGCCAGCCGCGACAGCGTCTTTGGGATTCTGCAGGCGGCCAGTCTCACGAGCCCGCTAGCCGGTGGACAACGGCCCGGACCATCGGCGCATCCCGCACGACCGAACCTCTATCGCCAACCTGCAGGCAGCTCAGGACAGCAGCACGCGGTCCATCCGCTGAGCGATCTCCGCCAGGCGGTCCCGCTGCCCACCGCCAACCTCGGCGGTCGCCCATCCGGAGAAGTTGATCTCTCGCAATGCTTCGCGCACCGCGGGCCAGTTAACGTCGCCGTCGCCGATCTTGCAGAAGCCGTTGGACTCGCCCCAGTCTTTGACGTCGAGCTTGACGATCCGCGGCCCCAGCGTGCGGATCCAGTCCTCGCTAGGGCCGAACTTCCGGACGTTGCCGATGTCAAAGTACGCGCCGACCCAGGGGCTGTCGATCTCGTCCAGGTAGTCGCGGAGCTGGTCGGGCGTCTCGCAGAAGCCGTTCCACACGTTCTCGATCAGCACCCGCACGCCGAGCCGGCTGGCCAGCGGCAGCACCTTGTGGATCTCGGTGACCGACCTGCCCCACACGTGGTCGTGGGTCTCGTCGGCGCCGCCGACCCGGCCGGGGACCAGCAGCACCGAGTCGCCGCCGTACGCCTTGGCGTCGCGTATTGCCTGCTCCAGGATGGCTCGCCCGTTGTCGCGATCGCTCTCGCTGGGCGAGGAGAGGCGGATCTCCCAGTGCTTCATGTCGACCAGTCCGTGCACCGGCATGCCGGTCGATTCGGAGGCGGCACGGACCTCCTTCGCGGTTGGCCCGCCGGGGCTAACGAGCTCCATGCCGTCGTAGCCCAGCTCGCGGCAGAGTTCAAACTTATCGAGCACCGATCCGCCCGACTGGATCATGCCCCACTTTACCGCCTTGTAGATCGACAGCGGTTCGCTGGATTGGTTCTGCGCGGCCGCCGCGGGCGCCGGACGCCACGCCAGTGCCGCGGCGGCGGCGGTCGTCGAGGTTAGAAAGCTTCTGCGATTCATGCGCTCGCCCGTCGGGAAGGAGTGAGTTCCGGTCGGCCTGGAGACAGCCGCGCCCGCCGCCGATTCTACTAGGGGCGGCGCCGAGTCGACAGCGCGCAGGCGATAGTCACGGGCAACCGAGCGCCGCCCGCGGCACGCCTGCGGGGGCGTAACCTGCGCAACGTTTCGGCGCCCTGCCTTGTGCCCTGCGGAGAGCGGAACGAACGGCCGGCTCGACATTTACGGCGAGCGGCCGGAATATTGTCCCTCGGCGTCCGCAATCGCCTATAATCGGACCACGATCCGCGTTGTTACCTGAGTTCGGCGGTTCCCTGTATGCCTATCGATCCCGCCGATACGCTCTACTATCGGCAAGCCCGATTCTCGACGCGTCTGCCAAAGTCCCACCGCTTCTGCCCGTCCCACTACTGGCTGTTGGACGTGGGCGGGGGACGTCTGCGCGTAGGCCTCACCAAGTTTGCGATCCGCATGCTGGGCGACTTCGTCGAGCACGAATTTACGCCACAAAATGGCGATTTGGTCAGTCAGGGGCAGCCCATCGGCTGGATCGAGGGGTTTAAGGCCCAATCGGACATCTTTTGCGTAGGCGGCGGGGTGTTCGTAGGGGGCAACCCAAGCCTGCATGAGAACCCCCAGCTCATCGACAAGGACCCCTACGACGGCGGCTGGCTGTACGAGCTGGAGAACGCCACGATCACCGACGCGGTTGACGCCGAAAGCTACGCTGCGATCCTGGACCAGACCATCCAGCGGATGGTTGACGAGCAACACCAGAGCGAGGAGCGTCAGTGCTGAGAGCGCGATACATCATGATCGGCGGCTTCCTCGGCGCGGGGAAGACCACCGCCATCCTCCGCGCCGCCCGGATGCTTGACGAGCGCGGCCTGAGGGTGGGGCTGATCACCAACGACCAGAGTGTCGGTCTGGTCGACACCGCGATGCTCGGTTCGACGTCGCTGCCGACCGAAGAGATCAGCGGCGGCTGCTTCTGTTGCAAGTTCAATTCGCTTGTCGAAGCGGCCGAAAGACTGACCGACGAAACCCGCCCAGATGTCTTCCTGGCCGAGCCAGTCGGCAGCTGCACCGACCTGCAGGCCACGGTCAGCTACCCGCTGAAGCACCTGTACGGCGAGTCGTACTCGGTCGCGCCGCTGAGCGTGTTGATCGACCCGATCCGCGCCCAGCGGCTGCTGGGGCTGCGGCCGGGCAAGAACTTCTCGCCGAAGGTCGGCTATATCTACGGGAAGCAGCTGGAAGAGGCGGACCTGATCGTCATCAACAAGTGCGACCTGCTGGATGACGCAGACCTAGACGCCCTGGAACAGCGGCTGCGAGCGTCCTACCCGCAGGCCGATGTGATGCGGATCTCGGCCCGACGGGGCGACGGGGTAGAGAGCTGGCTCGACCGGGTGATCGGATCGGAGTCCGGCGGGCGAGAGTCCATGGATATCGACTACGACGTCTACGCCGACGGCGAGGCGCTGCTCGGCTGGTTGAACGCCTCCGCGACGCTGACGGGGACGGAGTTCGACGGCAACGCGCTGCTGCAGCACCTGGTGTCCGACATTGGAGGGCGGGTTTTGGGGGCGGGGATCGAGATCGCCCACCTCAAGGCCACGCTGGCGCCGTCCGCTGGGCTCGACCTGGCGGTCGCAAACCTAGTGCGGGAGGACGCTAACTCCGAACTGTCGCACCGACTGTCTGACCCGCTCGACCGCGGCGACCTGATCGTCAACCTGAGGGCGGAGGGCGACCCTGAAACGCTTCGGGACGAGGTGCTGCACGCTGTCGCGGCCGCGGCAAACCGGTGGGGGATCCAGGCCGAAATCCAGCACGCCGAGGCGTTCCGCCCCTCCCGCCCGAACCCGACGCACCGTTACGCTAGTGGCTAGCTGACAGCGCACCTACGAGCCACACCAAGTTTCACGCAACGCAACCGCCGATGCCCGCCACCAAGCCCATCCTCTACTGCCGCTGTGCCTACGCGAAGGTAGTGCCGCGCGAGGTGAAGGAGGGCGTGCTGGCGAGCCTTGCCGAGTCGGACGCGCCGTTCGACGCGGTCGCCGACCTGTGCGAGATGTCGGCCAAGCAGGACCCGGCGCTCGCGCGGCTGGCGTCCCAGCCCGGTCTGCGGATCGCTGCCTGTTACCCGCGGGCGGTGAAGTGGCTGTTCTCCGCCGCCGGATCGCCGCTGCCCGAGGACGGGGTCGAGATCGTCAACATGCGCGAGTTATCCGCCGCGCAGACCACCGACTGCCTGCTGAACGGCGCGCCGATCCCCGCCCCTAAGAAGGCCGATCCGCCGGAAGGGGGCGCCACATGATCGCCACCAGCGAAACCATTCAGCGGGTCGTGCTGTACGAGGGCCGCGGCAGCCAGCCGCTGGAGCAGGGCGTGCGGCTGGACCTGTTCAGCCGGCTGCTGGACCGTGGCTACTCGGTCAGCCGCGTCCGGCCAGACGGCGCCCTGGCCGATCTTGGGCACCGCGAGCTAATCGTGCTGGGCGATTTCGCCGGCGAGCCGCCGCAGCTCGACGCCGCCGACGGCTGCCGCGTGCACGTCCGCGACGTGTCCGGCGTGGCGCCGGACGAGGTGGTGCCGCTCGTCGAGGGCCTGTGCGAGCAGACCGGCGCCGGCGCCGCGGACGGCTGGAAGCCGTGGTTCCCCGTGATCGACTTCGACCGCTGCACCAACTGCATGCAGTGCCTTAGCTTCTGCCTGTTCGACGTGTACGGCGTCTCGGGCGAAGGCAAGATTACGGTGCAGAACCAGAGCAACTGCAAGACCGACTGCCCCGCCTGCTCGCGGGTCTGCCCGGAAGTGGCGATCCTGTTCCCCAAGTACAAGGCCGGCCCGATCAACGGCGACGCCATCAGCGACGAGGACCTCCGCCGCGAGGCGATGAAGGTCGACATCTCGTCGCTGCTCGGCGGCGACATCTACGCCATGCTCCGCGACCGCAGCGCCAAGGCCAAGTCGCGGTTCTCCAAGGAACGAGACGACGAACGCGCCCTCAAGGAGCGGCAGCGTTGTCTGAAGAAGCTGCAGCAGGGCGTCGGTGACATGGACATACCAGTCGACGTACTCGCTAGCCTGCCCAGCGCCGACGAGATCCAATCGAAGGCCAAGCAGGCGCAGCAGCGGGCCCAAGAGGCCCTCGCCAAGAACGCCGCGGCGCCAGACCAGAACGCGGGCGGCGCCCCCACGTGACCGCCCTTCGTCGCTTAAGCCCCCACACCCACACCGAGAAGACAGGCTGATGGTCGCCAGGCTCGCCACCCGCATGCTGCTCGAGACCGACAAGCGCGCCTTGTGGAAGTTCGCCTACAACTTCGGCTTCAAGGGCATGCGGTCGGTCCAGAAGTACAAGAAGCGGCTCAAGGAAGGCGTCTACTTCCCGCCCTTCCTGTTCATCTCGATCATCAACAGCTGCCAGCTGCGGTGCCAGGGCTGCTGGGTGGACGTGGCGTCGCCGCGGCAGATGATCCCGCTCGGCGAACTCGACAAGCTGATCACCGACGCCAAGCGTCACGGCAACAGCTACTTCGGCATCCTCGGCGGCGAGCCGTTCATGCACCCCGGCCTGCTCGAGCTGCTGGGTCGGCACCCGGACTGCTACTTCCAGATCTTCACCAACGGGCAGCTCATCACCGACGAGGTGGCCAAGAAGCTCCGCCGGCTGGGCAACGCGACCCCGCTGATCAGCATCGAGGGCTCAGAGGTCGTGAGCAACGAGCGGCGCGGCGGCAAGGACGTGCTCAACAAGACGCTCGCCGGAGTCGAGAACTGCGTCAACAACAAGCTGATCGTCGGCGTGGCCAGCAGCATCTGCCAGACCAACTACGACCTGGTCAGCGAGGACTGGCTCAACCGGCTCATCGAGATGGGCGTGCACTACGTCTGGTTCCACACCTACCGCGTGGTTGGCCCGGAGCCATCGCCCGAGCTAGCGCTCACGCCGGATCAGGTGGTTTCGATCCGCCGCTTCATCGTCGAGATGCGGACCAAGATGCCGATCGGAATCGTCGAGCCGTACTGGGACGACCGCGGCCAGGCGCTCTGCCCGATGTCGACCGGCGTGAGCCACCACATCGGCCCCTCCGGCGCCATCGAGCCCTGCCCGATCATCCAGTTCGCGACCGAGAACATCCACGACGGCCCGGACGTGTACCAGCTGATGAGCAAGTCGGAGTTCCTGGACGACTTCCGCCGCACCTCCGCCGAGGCGACTCGCGGCTGCGTGGTGCTGGAGCGCCCCGACCTGGTGCGCGACCTGGTCCACCGCCACAGCGCCGGCGACACCACCCAGCGCGGCACCGCCCTGGCCGAGCTGGACCGGCTGGAGCCACGCGGCAGCCAGCACAGCCCCGGCGCCGAAATACCCGAGAAGCAGTGGCTCTACCGTTTCGCCAAGAAGCACTGGTACTTCGGGTTTGGCGCCTACACCTGAGCACGCGTTGCAACCGCGACCGCACCCCTCGCCGAGAGACGAATCCCTCATGCAACTCCCCGTGATCAACCTGCCCCGCGCCGTCCCCCTGCAGCGCGAGCGGCCTGCTCAGGAGAACATCCCGCCCACCCGCGGCGAGCGCGAGCGGGTCCGCGCCCGGCTGCGCGAGATGGTCTCCCGCGAGGGCGCCACGCCGCCGCTCAGCATGACCGACCTCCGCGCGATGTCCGAGCGGTTCGTGGAGCAGGAGGGGCTCGAGGAGAAGTTCACCGACTACGTCGGCGTGCTGCTAAACAGCGAGCTGTGGCGCGACAAGCTGGCCTCGGTGCCGTACGAGCGGCGGCTGCTGCTGGTGCCCAAGTGCCTGCGGGTCGAGGACCAGTGCCCGGCGCCGTTTGACGAGTTCGGCTTGCTCTGCAAGCAGTGCGGCCTGTGCACCATCCAGGACCTGCAGGAAGAGGCCGAGCGGCTCGGCTACGCGGTGCTGGTGGCCGAGGGGTCGGCGCTGGTGATGGCCATCATCGAGACCGGCAAGATCGACGCGATCGTCGGCGTGAGCTGCCTGTCGGTGCTGGAGAAGGCTTTCCCGTACATGGAGGCCGCCGCCATCCCGGGCGTCGCGATCCCGCTCCTGCAGGACGACTGCAAGGACGTCACGGTCGACGTCGACTGGATCTGGGAGGCCCTGCACCTCACTAGCGACGACCGCACCCACCGCCTGGACCTGGACGGCCTGCGCGAGGAGGTCCAGCGCTGGTTCACGCCTGAGGCGCTCGAAGAGATCATGGGCCCCGCCGCCAGCGACACCGACCGCCAAGCCCGCGCGTGGCTGGCCAAGGAGGGCAAGCGCTGGCGGCCGTTCCTGACGGCCTGCGTTTGGAAGGCCGCTCAAGAGAACCCGCACGCGGAGGTGCCGTTGGAGGTGAAGCGGGCCGCGGTAGGCGTCGAGTGCTTCCACAAGGCGTCGCTCGCCCACGACGATATCGAAGACGACGACGACCTGCGCTACGGCCAGGCCACCCTGCATATCGAGCACGGCGTGCCGGTCGCCCTGAACCTGGGTGACCTGCTGCTGGGCGAGGGCTACCGGTTGATCGCCGAGTCGGGCGCCGACGCGTCGCAGGCGCTGGCGATGACCCAGGCGGCCATCGCTGGCCACCGCACGCTCTGCCTGGGACAGGGCGCCGAGCTGAACTGGACCAGCGACCCGCGGCCGCTGGACACGCTGGCGGTGCTCGACATCTTCCGCCAGAAGACCTCGCCCGCGTTCGACGTTGCGCTCCGCGTGGGCGCGTGTCTGGCCGGCGCCGACGAGGCCGCGCTCGGCGTGATTGGACGCTACAGTGAGGCGCTCGGCATCGCTTACCAGATCCGCGACGACGTCGACGACCTCACCGACGAGGACGAGCCGAACGACATCGCCGCGATGCGGCCCACGCTGCCGCTGGCCGTGCTGCACGACCGCACCAAGGCCAAACCCGCCGAGCGGGCGCTGGTCGAAAAGTCCTGGCGGCGCGAGTGTTCTGTGGAGGAGACCGACCAGCTCCGCGCGCTGATTGACGAGTACGACGTCGTGACCCGCTGCCGCGTGCTGCAGGAGTCTTACAAAGAAGAGGCCGTGCAGTGCCTGTCCGAGCTGCGGGACGCCAGCCTCAAGGGCCTGCTGCGGCGGGTGGTCAGCAAGATCTTCTCGATCGAAGTGAAGGACTGGTGCAGTGAGTTTGAGGCTCGAAATGCTGCAAGTGGCGCGGCTGTCTCCGAACCTGTTGGGTGACGCCACGCCGCTGGTTGAGGGCTTCCTGCGGGGGCAGATCAACCCGGACGGCGGTTTCCAGGACCGGGACGGCAAGAGCGACCTCTACTACACGGCCTTCGGCCTGCAGGGGCTCACCGCGCTGCAGGCCGAGCTGCCGGTCGAGCAGACCCGTGGCTACCTCGAGTCGTTCGGCGATGGCGAAGGGCAGGACAGCGTGCACGTTGCTTGCCTGGCGCGGTGCTGGGCGTCGCTCGACCGCGACGCGGTCCCCGCTGAGCTGGCCGACGCGCTTCTCGCACGGATCGAGTGCCGCCGCACGCCCGATGGCGGCTACCACATCGATCCCGGAGCAACGCGGGGCGACATCTACGGCTGCTTCCTAGCGTTAGGCGCGTACGAGGACCTCGGCCGCACCCCGCCCGGTCCGGAGCGTCTGCTGGAGTGCGTGGCGTCGCTCCGCACACCAGACGGCGGCTACGCCAACGCCGATGACATGCCGATGGGCCTAACCCCTTCGTCGGCCGCGGCCGCGACGATGTTTCGCCGCCTTGGCCGCGCGGCCGACGCGGGCAGCGAGCTAGAGCTGTGGCTGCTGCGGCAGATCCACCCCGACGGCGGCTTCTACGCGGCCCAGGGCGCTCCCTTCCCGGACCTGCTCTCGACCGCTACCGCACTGCACGCGCTGGCCAGCATGCAGAGCGACCTCGAGCCGCTCAAGGAGCCGTGCCTCGACTACATCGACACCCTGTGGACCGCCCGCGGCGGGTTCTACGGCACCTGGGAAGACGACGCCCTGGACTGCGAGTACACCTTCTACGGGCTGCTCGCCCTGGGGCACCTGAGCCTGTGACCGACCAGCCCCCCATCCCGACCCTCCGCGACACGCTGGCGGCCGCCACCGACGAGCTGCTCGCGTTCCGCAACGAGCAGGGCTACTGGGAGGGCGAGCTCTCCAGCAGCGCCCTTTCCACCGCAACCGCGGTTTGCGCGTTGCGTCGATACCTTGGCTGCGTGAGCGGCCTTCCGGAAGACCGGCGGCGGGCCATTGAATTGCTTGTGAGGCAGGGCCTGGCCTGGCTTGCTGCGCACCAGAACGACGACGGCGGTTTCGGCGACACCACGCTCAGCCTGAGCAACATTAGCACGACCGCCCTCTGCTGGGCGGCGTTCTCTGGGGAAGAAGCGGCCTACGGCCAGGCTGAGAAGGCGGTGCGTGCCTGGCTCGCCGACGCTGCCGGAGGGCTCGACCCGCCAACGCTGGCCGCCGCCATCCGCAGGCGGTACGGCAAGGACCACACGTTCTCTGTCCCCATCCTCACCACCCTTGCGCTGCACGACCGCCTCGGGGCGGGGCGCGATGCTTGGCGGCTGGCGCCGCAGCTTCCCTTCGAGCTAGCCGCCTGCCCACCCGCCTGGTACGCCAAGGTCAAGCTGCCGGTCGTTAGCTACGCGCTGCCCGCCTTGATCGCTATCGGTTTGGTGCGTCACAGCAACCGTCCCACCCGCAACCCACTGACGCGGGCGGCCCGCGGCATGACGCGCCGGCGGGTGCTGAGCGTGCTGCAGTCGATCCAGCCCGACGGCGGCGGGTTCCTCGAGGCGACGCCGCTCACCAGCTTTGTCACGCTCGGCCTGCTGGGCGCCGGCGAGGCGGCATGCCCGGTTGTTGAGCAGGCGGTCGAGTTCCTCGTCCGCTCCGCACGCCCCGATGGCAGCTGGCCCATCGACACCAACCTCGCCACGTGGGTCACCACGCTGTCGGTTAACGCGTTGGATGCCGGCGGCTGGATATCGAAGAGAATGCCGCTGAGTGAGCAGGGCGCCGTCCGCGATTGGCTGCACGGACAGCAGCTCAAGCAGGTGCACCCCTACACCCAGGCGGCGCCGGGCGGCTGGGCCTGGACCGACCTGCCCGGCGGCGTGCCCGACGCCGACGACACCCCGGGCGCGTTGCTCGCTTTACGCGCCCTTGCCGACGCCGACGAAGATCGCGCGCGACTCCGTGAGTCCGCCATCGCCGGCATCGTCTGGCTGGTTGATCTCCAGAACGCCGACGGCGGCATGCCGACTTTCTGCCGCGGCTGGGGCACGCTGCCGTTCGACCGAAGCAGCTGTGACATCACCGCCCACGGCCTACGCGCCCTGCACGCTTGGCGGTCGGTGCTGCCCGAAGCCCTAACGCACCGCGCCCGCCGCGCCGAGCGGGCAGCGCTGGCGTACCTCGCACGACAGCAGCGGCCCGACGGCGGCTGGGCGCCGCTGTGGTTCGGAAATCAGCACGCCGTTGCGGTGGACGAGACCAACCTCACCTACGGCACAAGCCGAGTGCTGGTCGCGCTGGCGGAGATCGGTTGCCACGCGGCGGACGGCGACCGGCAGCTGCCGAATGCGGTTCGCGGATTGCAATATATGATCTCGCTACAGAATGAAGACGGAGGCTGGGGCGGCGGCCCGGCCACCCCGTCGTCCATCGAGGAAACGGCGCTCGCCGTCGAGGCCCTTGCCGCGTTTGCGGACCGAGCGCCCGATGGTCGGGTTGCTGAGTCTGTGCGCCGCGGGGCCGCGTGGCTGGTCGAACACACCGCCGGCGGCCGGGAGTTCCCCGCCACGCCGATCGGCTTCTACTTCGCCAAGCTCTGGTACTACGAGCGGATGTACCCAGTGGTGTACACGGTCGCCGCGCTGGGACGAGCGATCCGCGTGCTGGAGCCTTCTGCCGTCGCGCCGCACGTCGAGGCGCCCGCATGACGCTCTACCTTGACAGCAGCGCCACCACCCCCATCGATCCGCGCGTCCGCGCGACGCTGATAGAGCATCTGTCGGCCGATTACGGCAATGCGGGCAGCCCCCACGAGTTTGGTCAGCGGGCGAAGGACGCCGTGCACACGGCGCGTGACCAGATCGGACGCGTCGTCGACGCCCGCCGGCACGAGGTGGTATTCACCAGCGGCGCCACCGAGAGCAATAACCTGGCGCTGCTGGG
This genomic interval from Posidoniimonas corsicana contains the following:
- a CDS encoding prenyltransferase/squalene oxidase repeat-containing protein, which translates into the protein MTDQPPIPTLRDTLAAATDELLAFRNEQGYWEGELSSSALSTATAVCALRRYLGCVSGLPEDRRRAIELLVRQGLAWLAAHQNDDGGFGDTTLSLSNISTTALCWAAFSGEEAAYGQAEKAVRAWLADAAGGLDPPTLAAAIRRRYGKDHTFSVPILTTLALHDRLGAGRDAWRLAPQLPFELAACPPAWYAKVKLPVVSYALPALIAIGLVRHSNRPTRNPLTRAARGMTRRRVLSVLQSIQPDGGGFLEATPLTSFVTLGLLGAGEAACPVVEQAVEFLVRSARPDGSWPIDTNLATWVTTLSVNALDAGGWISKRMPLSEQGAVRDWLHGQQLKQVHPYTQAAPGGWAWTDLPGGVPDADDTPGALLALRALADADEDRARLRESAIAGIVWLVDLQNADGGMPTFCRGWGTLPFDRSSCDITAHGLRALHAWRSVLPEALTHRARRAERAALAYLARQQRPDGGWAPLWFGNQHAVAVDETNLTYGTSRVLVALAEIGCHAADGDRQLPNAVRGLQYMISLQNEDGGWGGGPATPSSIEETALAVEALAAFADRAPDGRVAESVRRGAAWLVEHTAGGREFPATPIGFYFAKLWYYERMYPVVYTVAALGRAIRVLEPSAVAPHVEAPA